CGGCAAATCGATCAGAATGAGAAGATCCTGCTGCTGGCAAAGGATGTCGACCCGAGGCCACGCCTCCTGCGGATGTTCGTCCGCCGGGGGTTTGCCTTCCGTTTTTTTGGAGGCAGGCTGTTCGAAAATATCCGTCCAGAAGTCTCCGCCGGCAAATTGCTTCGCGATATCCATCCATTTGCTGATTTTTTCCGGGTCCATATCGCACCATCTTTCGACGTGAAAGTTATCCGTGAGGGATCAGCTCCCATCGCTGATCCGCGAATAGGCTAGTCTACTGTAATAAATCATATTGTTCTTTTGAAAAATTCATTCCAACCGGAACGATTGGAGCAAGCCGCGGACATTTTTTTGGCGGCCTGCCGCTCATACTTGCGAGGTGCGGAGAATAAGATAGAAAAAATACTAATTTCGGAAAGGAATTTGCCCATGGTATTTGTGCCGACTGAAATCAACATCGGAAAAATGAAAATCAATAACGCGGATCATTTGGGCACCATTTCCTTTGGGTCTGCACTGGAAATCAACCGAAACGTCTGTGCCAAAAAAACGCAAGGCATCGGCCAGCAATTCGCCGATCGCTGCTTTCGTTTCGATACCATCAGCCTGGTGCTGGACGATGATATCGCGGATTTGTCAAGCAAAAAATTGAACAAAAGCTAATCCGGAGGTGCTCGAAAATGTCGGCTTCGCCTCCTCAGATTGTGATCAATATCGGCATCATTAAAGTCAATTCGTTTGAAAATGCTTCGGCCATCAATGTCGGACAAAATTTACTCGCGGAGTGGCACAACTCGGATAAGAAGACGATGGGGCTCGGACAAAATATGGGAGACGGAACGGCATTCATAGCGACAAGAAGCCACGTGGACGATCGGGACTTGAACGATTCCAACTCTACCTTTACATCCGATTCGTTTCCAATTCCAATTGCCAGAGGAGAGTGAGGCAGGTGCTTTTTGCCCCGGTCACGATCAATGTCCTCGGATATAAAGTTAATGCGATAGACCATTCGGCGACGCTTAATATGGGCCCAAGCCAACATATCGATACGTTCGTGTCCTACAAACGCAGTCAAGGGATCGGCGAACAAAACGGCGATGCCTCCCCGATGTTCATGTCTCTATCATGGGTAACGGACAGCGACCTGATCGACACACCTACAGGCAAAATCAGCCTGCTGTAACTATGCATCATAAAATGAGGAGTGATAATTTTGCTGTCATTTACACCCACCCAAATAAACATGCTGGGCTTCAAAGTAAACACCATAGATAACCAGAGCGTTGTCAACTTCGGCTCCCTGCAAAACATAGATGTGTTTCTCAGCTACAAAAGAAACCAAGCGTTCGGAGAATTAAACGGCGACTTGTCTCCGGCCAATATCCCGATCTCCTCGGTAAACGATCCGGATGTCATCGACAGCAATACGGGCAAAACCAGCGTAGTTTAGAGCCATTCATGCGCATATTCCCGTGAAAAAGCACAGGCTGCAAGCCTGTGCTTTTTCTTGGCAAAGGGGATACTTCACTTTGTGGAATTACTTTGTAAGGGATTCAACTTGTGAAGCCGAAGGTGTATAATGTCCAAAGCGAGGACGAAACATTTGATATTGGAGGAGCTTATGTCGCAGCATACAGGTTCAGAATATACAAGGGAACCCGTCAATAAAAAAATGATCATCTCGGCGGTGGTGTTTGTGCTGATCGCTGTCGCCGGGTTAACCTATGTCAAATGGGTACCGTATTGGAATAAAGCCTTCGATGCGGCTGTCAAGCATTCGATCGGGGCCTCGATCGTTTCGGGTAAAAATCCGGCGGCTCCGGCCCCTTCCTGGACCGCCGCGTGGGAGTATGCGAAAGCGTATTATACTTCCGTATGGAAAGCGGCGGTTCTGGGGATTATTCTCGGTTCGCTCGTGCAGGTGCTCATTCCGACGCAGTGGCTTTTAAGAACGATGGGGAATGCGAGCTTTAAAAGCACGGCCTTCGGCGGGCTTGCTTCGATTCCCGGCATGATGTGCACGTGCTGCGCGGCTCCGCTCGCCGTCGGCCTTCGCAAGAAGAACGTTTCGGTGGGCGCGAGCCTTGCTTTTTGGCTCGGCAATCCGACGATTAACCCGGCTACCTTGATCTTTATGACCTTTGTCCTGTCATGGAAGTTTACGGTGCTCCGGCTTGTTTTCGGGCTTCTGCTTACATTCGGCGTCAGCTACTTCGCCAACCGGTTCGCCCCTGCAGCCCGGGTTCCGGACGCCATCCGCTCTTACGAAGCGGAAGCGAAGGCGGAGCAATCCGCGCCGTTTCTGGCCAGATGGGGGCGGACGATCGGCACGATGCTGCTTCATATAGTTCCGGCTTATGTGATCGCTGTTCTGGTGCTTGGAGCCGCTCGCGCATGGATGTTCCCGGCGGTCGGGGAAACGGTAGGAAACAGCCTGCTCGTGATTATCGGCTTCGCTATCGCAGGCATGCTGTTTGTGATTCCGACGGCCGGCGAAATTCCGATCGTGCAGACGATGATGTCGTTCGGGCTTGGGACGGGCCCCGCCGCAGCGCTGCTGCTAACTTTGCCGCCGGTCAGCCTGCCTTCCCTGCTGATGATTTCCAAATCGTTCCCGAGGAAGGTCATCTGGTTTGTTGCCGGTTCCGTCGTCGTTCTCGGCGTGCTGTGCGGCATTGCCGGAGCTTTGATATTGTAATGCGCGAAAAAGACCGCCTTACCATGGGCGGTCTTTGCATATTTTGGCCGACCTTGGCTCAAGATAGGGTACGGTGGGGCGGATTGCCCGTCAGAAATTGATCTTTACGGTGCCGAACGTTATTTTCATATTGGGCGCATAGGCCAGATACGAGCCGGAGCGGAAGGTTTGCGAAAGCAATAACTCGGCTTCGTACTGCCGGACGGCTTCTTCGGAAGAAAGGCCCCTGTC
The window above is part of the Paenibacillus hamazuiensis genome. Proteins encoded here:
- a CDS encoding permease; translated protein: MSQHTGSEYTREPVNKKMIISAVVFVLIAVAGLTYVKWVPYWNKAFDAAVKHSIGASIVSGKNPAAPAPSWTAAWEYAKAYYTSVWKAAVLGIILGSLVQVLIPTQWLLRTMGNASFKSTAFGGLASIPGMMCTCCAAPLAVGLRKKNVSVGASLAFWLGNPTINPATLIFMTFVLSWKFTVLRLVFGLLLTFGVSYFANRFAPAARVPDAIRSYEAEAKAEQSAPFLARWGRTIGTMLLHIVPAYVIAVLVLGAARAWMFPAVGETVGNSLLVIIGFAIAGMLFVIPTAGEIPIVQTMMSFGLGTGPAAALLLTLPPVSLPSLLMISKSFPRKVIWFVAGSVVVLGVLCGIAGALIL